The following is a genomic window from Nitrospira sp..
GGACCTTCCATGGAGTTCCGAGGAGCGCGAGGCGCTGGTGCGTTGGCGCCTGGGGCAGGAGCAGTTACTGTCACTGAACGGAGCCAAGGTGTTTTCTCAGGTATTGTCCGACCAAGGCGGATCCGGCGACGGACCCTGTACGGTCCTGGCGGTGGTGGTGCAAGAAACGGTGCTGGCACAATACGAAACGGTCTGTGAAGCCGCCGGGTTGATTCCCCAGGAGGTCGGTGTCGCGAGTTTGCGTCTGTTCAATTTATGGGCACAAGGCTCGTGGCGTACCGGTCGATTGACTTCCGACTTCTTGTGGGTGAATGCGACGGACGGTGGAGTGACGGCCTTCATTTTTCACCGAGGCACCTTGGTGTTTCTCCGGTCGAAACTGCAGGGTGGGGTCGGCGCCGGTGGGGCATGGCCCTTGGGGTCTGAGCAGGCGGGCATCGATCGCATCGTCCAGGAATGCGCGGACTCCATTTATGCCTGTCAGCAGCAGACCCCGGACTTGGCCATCGGTCAGACGGTCCTCGTTGCCGATGAAGCGATGGGGCCCGGTTTGCAGCAGCAGTTGGAGAAGGGGTTGGGGGTTCCCGTGAAGGGGTTGGATTGGGAACGGATCAAACAATACGGCGGGGGCACCATCGTGGGGCCGCAGACGAGCGCCGCGTTGTCGGCCTTCGCAGGGGTGGTTTAGGAGGTGGCGTTGAACAGTCTGGTCTCAAGTCTGCGTGATCTGTTGCTGCGTGTGGGGCAGCCGTCGGCCCACAACGGAGCCTTCGCGATCAATCTGAGCAGCCGGTATCGCTGGTATCTGGCTCCGGCCCGGCTGGTCATCATGTTGTTGGCGTGGATGATCGGCGCGGTGATGTTGTGGGACATTTCACAATCCTGGTTGGCTTGGCAAGAGGTCCAATCCATGGAAGGAGCCTTGACCCAAGTTCAGGAGCGGGACCGTGAATTGTTGAAGGAGGCGCAGCGGGAAGGCATCGACCTGTCGGAAGCGGCTCTGCAAATCCTCCCCAAGGAAATCGAGTTCGCCAATCAGCTGATCGAAAAGCGCAGCTTTTCCTGGACCAGATTTCTGACGGAGTTGGAGCGGGCCATTCCCCAACGGATCGCCGTCAACAGTATCCGGCTCGATCCCGCGAATGCCACGATCCTGCTCACGGGATCTGCCAGGGCGCTGGAGGATGTGACCACCTTGACCGTGACGTTTCAGGACCATCCCCAATTCAAGGAGCCGGTGTTGGGACAGCACCGGGATCTGGGTAATGGATTGGTGGAGTTCGACCTGTCCCTGCGGTATCGGAATCGCAACCCATGATGCTCCCCGGATTCGACCGTCTCCAACAGACCATGCGCCAACCCTATGCGCCGATCCTTCCCTGGGTTGCGTTCGTCGCGGGATTGGCGCTGCTGAGTTACGGTATCCACACTCTGGTGTTGGGGGCTGCCGAGCAGGAACAGCAGAGGCTTGAAACCGAATGGGTGAAGGCGCGGCAGCAACTGAGTCGGCACAAGGAGGCCAAGAAGGCCAAGGCAGACCTTCAGCGCGTATGGGCGGTGTTGCCGTTGTATCGGGATTTTGCGCCGTTGGCCCTCGGTGTGACGGAAGAGGCGAAGCGGGATCAAGTCACGTTGCCGGCGCTTTCCTATAAGACAGAGAAGACTTCAGTGCCGGACGCCACCAAAGCAGTTCTCCAGGGTACGGTGACCGGGCGTTATGAAGACCTTCGACGGTTTCTCTACAACCTGGAATCGGCGGAGGAGTTGTTGTTCATCGAGGACCTGAACCTGGTCCGGTCGGGCAATGTGCAGGACCAACAGTTGACCTTCAATATTCGGATTTCGACCTACCTGCGCGGAGAGCATTTGCAATCTCAGGCACCGTAACCGGTATGAATCGAGTCAGCAAGAACCAAGTCCTGTTGTTGATGGCCCTGGTGGTGCTCTGGGTGGGGTTGCTCATGTGGCAATTCGGCCATTCCGGTGAGCAGGAGCGGGTCCCGCTGAAACATGTCAGCGGACCGATCGTTGCCGCTGGTAAGACGCCTGCCGTTGTTCCCAGTGTCGGCCTGCAGGTCAATCTCGAACGGCTGGCCGCCATCAAGGGTCAGCGGCAGGCGACGTTTTCAACCCCTCGGAACATCTTCGCCAGCCTTCTGCCCCCGATCGAACGGGTTGCAGTGCCTGCTCCGACTCCTCGTCGCGCCCGTTCCCGTGGTCCGGCCCGAGAGGCGGCCCCGCCTCCGGCCCCGACCGAAGCTCCGGACGAACCCACCGTTG
Proteins encoded in this region:
- a CDS encoding putative secretion system W ATPase PilM-like, whose protein sequence is MWDWTTSRPQYCLKIGLRDLAWAEVHRNWRGRPRYQCVVSALPEGVMRLSPLEQNIVSPDELQSHIRAIAGSATSQAADRPSAAGVPRATTVILPDLAVRLAVLRLQDLPWSSEEREALVRWRLGQEQLLSLNGAKVFSQVLSDQGGSGDGPCTVLAVVVQETVLAQYETVCEAAGLIPQEVGVASLRLFNLWAQGSWRTGRLTSDFLWVNATDGGVTAFIFHRGTLVFLRSKLQGGVGAGGAWPLGSEQAGIDRIVQECADSIYACQQQTPDLAIGQTVLVADEAMGPGLQQQLEKGLGVPVKGLDWERIKQYGGGTIVGPQTSAALSAFAGVV
- a CDS encoding putative secretion system W transmembrane protein 1 translates to MNSLVSSLRDLLLRVGQPSAHNGAFAINLSSRYRWYLAPARLVIMLLAWMIGAVMLWDISQSWLAWQEVQSMEGALTQVQERDRELLKEAQREGIDLSEAALQILPKEIEFANQLIEKRSFSWTRFLTELERAIPQRIAVNSIRLDPANATILLTGSARALEDVTTLTVTFQDHPQFKEPVLGQHRDLGNGLVEFDLSLRYRNRNP
- a CDS encoding putative secretion system W protein PilO-like, which produces MMLPGFDRLQQTMRQPYAPILPWVAFVAGLALLSYGIHTLVLGAAEQEQQRLETEWVKARQQLSRHKEAKKAKADLQRVWAVLPLYRDFAPLALGVTEEAKRDQVTLPALSYKTEKTSVPDATKAVLQGTVTGRYEDLRRFLYNLESAEELLFIEDLNLVRSGNVQDQQLTFNIRISTYLRGEHLQSQAP